A part of Mycolicibacterium sp. TUM20985 genomic DNA contains:
- a CDS encoding ABC transporter permease, whose amino-acid sequence MTEPVTTDAASTAQSGLDVGAFASRRTLTTRRFLRNRLAVGALVVLVVMFVGCYALPPLLPWSYTDLDFLALQQPPSTSHWFGTNSVGQDLLAQTLRGMQKSLLIGVCVAFISTIIAATVGAVAGYFGGWRDRVAMWVVDLLLVVPSFILIAIVTPSLGQSGRVFSLILLLAVFSWMISARIVRGLTMSLREREFVTAARYMGVSNRRIILRHVLPNVASILIIDTTLNVGVAILAETGLSFLGFGIQPPDVSLGTLIADGTPSVTTFPWVFLFPAGVLVLIVLCANVIGDGLRDAIDPGAKPPRRRRRT is encoded by the coding sequence ATGACCGAACCGGTGACGACGGATGCGGCGTCGACAGCGCAGTCGGGTCTCGACGTCGGCGCCTTCGCCTCGCGCCGCACGCTGACCACGCGCCGCTTCCTGCGCAACCGGCTCGCCGTCGGCGCGTTGGTGGTGCTGGTGGTGATGTTCGTCGGCTGTTATGCGCTGCCGCCGTTGTTGCCGTGGAGCTACACCGATCTCGACTTCCTGGCATTGCAGCAACCACCGAGCACCAGCCACTGGTTCGGCACGAACTCAGTGGGCCAGGACCTGCTCGCACAGACCCTGCGCGGGATGCAGAAGTCGTTGTTGATCGGCGTCTGCGTGGCCTTCATCTCGACGATCATCGCGGCGACGGTGGGCGCCGTCGCCGGGTACTTCGGCGGCTGGCGGGACCGCGTGGCGATGTGGGTGGTGGACCTTCTGCTGGTCGTCCCCAGCTTCATCCTCATCGCCATCGTCACCCCGAGCCTCGGTCAGTCGGGCCGGGTGTTCTCGCTGATTCTGCTGCTGGCCGTCTTCAGCTGGATGATCAGCGCGCGCATCGTCCGGGGGCTGACGATGAGCCTCCGCGAGCGTGAATTCGTCACGGCTGCAAGGTACATGGGCGTATCGAACCGACGCATCATCCTGCGCCACGTGCTGCCGAACGTCGCGTCGATCCTCATCATCGACACCACGCTGAACGTCGGCGTGGCGATCCTCGCCGAGACCGGGTTGTCCTTCCTCGGATTCGGCATCCAGCCGCCGGACGTGTCCCTGGGCACGCTGATCGCCGACGGCACCCCCTCGGTCACCACATTCCCGTGGGTGTTCCTCTTCCCCGCCGGCGTGCTCGTGCTGATCGTGCTGTGCGCCAACGTGATCGGCGACGGCCTGCGCGACGCCATCGATCCCGGCGCCAAACCTCCCCGGCGACGGCGGCGGACGTGA
- a CDS encoding ABC transporter permease, with product MTRFLVRRALNYIVLLVLASFLTFALASWSFKPLDSLEGRNPRPPQAVIDAKAAELALDQPIPIRYGHWVSDAVQGDFGTTVAGQPVSDELWRRIGVSLRLVFLGSVLGTFIGVVVGAWGAIRQYRVSDRIITVLSLLLISMPTFVVANLLILGALRANTALGFNLFEYTGETSPTPLPGVWAQFVDRVQHLVLPTATLALFSIAGFSRYQRNAMLDVLGQDFIRTARAKGLTRRQALFKHGLRTALIPMATLFAYGVGGLVTGAVFVEKIFGWHGMGEWVVQGIATQDTNIIAAITVFTGATILLAGLLSDVIYAALDPRVRVA from the coding sequence GTGACGCGCTTCCTCGTTCGTCGAGCGCTGAACTACATCGTCCTTCTGGTGCTGGCCTCGTTCCTGACGTTCGCGCTCGCGTCGTGGTCGTTCAAACCACTCGACAGCCTGGAGGGCCGCAACCCCCGGCCCCCACAGGCGGTCATCGACGCGAAGGCCGCCGAGCTCGCCCTCGACCAACCGATCCCGATCCGGTACGGGCACTGGGTGTCCGACGCGGTCCAGGGCGACTTCGGCACGACGGTCGCGGGACAACCCGTGTCCGACGAACTGTGGCGGCGGATTGGGGTCAGCCTGCGGCTGGTCTTCCTCGGCTCGGTGCTCGGCACGTTCATCGGCGTGGTGGTCGGCGCGTGGGGCGCCATCCGGCAGTACCGCGTATCCGACCGCATCATCACGGTGCTGTCCCTGCTGTTGATCAGCATGCCGACGTTCGTGGTAGCCAACCTGCTGATCCTGGGCGCCCTGCGGGCCAACACGGCGCTGGGCTTCAACCTGTTCGAGTACACCGGCGAGACGTCACCCACTCCGTTACCCGGGGTCTGGGCGCAGTTCGTGGACCGTGTGCAACACCTCGTCCTGCCGACGGCCACCCTGGCCCTCTTCTCGATCGCCGGCTTCAGCCGCTACCAGCGCAACGCCATGCTCGACGTCCTCGGCCAGGACTTCATCCGCACGGCCCGCGCGAAGGGTCTGACGCGGCGCCAGGCGCTGTTCAAGCACGGCTTGCGCACGGCCTTGATTCCGATGGCCACGCTGTTCGCCTACGGCGTTGGTGGACTGGTGACGGGGGCGGTGTTCGTCGAGAAGATCTTCGGCTGGCATGGCATGGGCGAGTGGGTGGTTCAGGGCATCGCCACGCAGGACACCAACATCATCGCGGCGATCACCGTGTTCACCGGTGCGACGATTCTGCTCGCCGGGCTGCTGTCGGACGTCATCTATGCCGCACTCGATCCGAGGGTGAGGGTGGCATGA
- a CDS encoding response regulator transcription factor — translation MRRADGKPINVLVVDDEPVLAELVSMALRYEGWDIATAGDGETAIALARENPPDVVVLDVMLPDMSGLDVLHVLRAQIPGLPLLLLTAKDSVEDRIAGLTAGGDDYVTKPFSLEEVVLRLRALLRRTGVADETGGAQLVVGDLVLDEDSHEVTRAGESITLTATEFELLRFMMRNAKRVLSKAQILDRVWSYDFGGRSNIVELYVSYLRKKIDSGREPMIHTLRGAGYVLKPPR, via the coding sequence ATGCGCCGAGCTGACGGCAAGCCCATCAACGTCCTGGTGGTCGACGACGAACCCGTGCTCGCCGAGCTGGTGTCCATGGCGCTGCGATACGAGGGCTGGGACATCGCCACCGCCGGCGACGGCGAGACGGCGATCGCCCTGGCGCGGGAGAACCCGCCCGACGTCGTCGTGCTCGACGTGATGCTGCCCGACATGAGCGGACTGGACGTGCTGCACGTGTTGCGGGCCCAGATCCCCGGGCTTCCGCTGCTGCTGCTGACGGCCAAGGACTCGGTCGAGGACCGCATCGCCGGTCTCACGGCGGGCGGTGACGACTACGTGACCAAGCCGTTCAGCCTCGAGGAAGTGGTGCTGCGGCTGCGTGCCCTGCTCAGGCGCACCGGGGTGGCCGATGAGACGGGCGGCGCGCAGCTCGTGGTCGGCGATCTCGTGCTCGACGAGGACAGCCACGAAGTGACCCGGGCGGGGGAGTCCATCACCCTGACCGCCACGGAGTTCGAGCTGCTCCGGTTCATGATGCGCAACGCCAAACGCGTGCTGAGCAAGGCGCAGATCCTCGACCGGGTGTGGAGCTACGACTTCGGCGGGCGGTCCAACATCGTCGAGTTGTACGTGTCGTACCTTCGCAAGAAGATCGACAGCGGCCGCGAGCCGATGATTCACACGCTGCGCGGCGCGGGGTACGTCCTCAAGCCGCCGCGATGA
- a CDS encoding sensor histidine kinase, with translation MRSRRSAEPSEPHSRVLAPRTWSLRVRLLVTQVTLLAVVCVGIGAATEFALQRFLVRQLDQQLVEAGRRSAAIFELPPPMFDFPSPTVQRERFDPDFGPGPGFLNAPGQATRTVGAVISPSGAVDAGVINRDGTRSTVDGPAAAALVKVRPNGRPTTAELEGLGRYRLIALHARHGDQTIVTGLPTAVIDDTLWWVLWMFCIIALIALIAAATAGILVIRRQLAPLSRVTAAARDVAGLELDKGEVNLPSRIVQVDPEGAHTEVGQLGSALNTMLDRIAGALSARHASETRVRQFVADASHELRTPLAAIRGYTELAQRKRQDLPEDVAHAMSRVESETERMTHLVEDMLLLARLDAGRPLGREPVDLSRLVVDAVSDAHVAGLDHDWALDLPEEPLTVIGDEARLQQVLVNLLANARIHTPAGTSVTTSLALDGAVAVLTVADEGPGIAADLLPEVFVRFARGDSSRARRGAAPAATSDRGASNSSPGGTGLGLSIVAAVVKAHDGTIDVRSEPGSTQFVVRLPLGSQSTHSPNQSRTQLPARHSVE, from the coding sequence ATGAGGTCGCGCCGCAGCGCCGAGCCGTCCGAACCGCACAGCCGGGTCCTTGCTCCGCGCACGTGGTCGCTCCGCGTGCGCTTGCTCGTCACCCAGGTAACCCTGTTGGCCGTGGTGTGCGTGGGTATCGGCGCCGCCACGGAGTTCGCCCTGCAGCGCTTCCTGGTGCGCCAGCTAGACCAGCAACTGGTGGAGGCGGGCCGACGGTCCGCCGCGATCTTCGAACTTCCCCCGCCGATGTTCGACTTCCCGTCGCCCACGGTTCAGCGTGAGCGCTTCGATCCCGACTTTGGGCCAGGGCCGGGCTTCCTGAACGCCCCGGGGCAGGCCACTAGGACGGTGGGCGCGGTCATCTCACCGTCGGGGGCGGTCGACGCCGGCGTCATCAACCGGGACGGCACCCGATCCACGGTCGACGGTCCGGCCGCCGCCGCGCTCGTGAAGGTGCGGCCGAACGGACGCCCGACGACGGCCGAACTCGAGGGACTCGGCCGCTACCGGCTGATCGCCCTGCACGCCCGCCACGGCGACCAGACGATCGTGACCGGGCTTCCAACCGCGGTCATCGACGACACGCTCTGGTGGGTGCTGTGGATGTTCTGCATCATCGCGCTCATCGCGCTGATCGCTGCGGCCACCGCAGGCATCCTCGTCATCCGTCGCCAGTTGGCCCCGTTGTCGAGGGTCACCGCGGCCGCCCGCGACGTCGCCGGCCTGGAGCTCGACAAGGGTGAGGTGAACCTGCCGAGCCGGATCGTCCAGGTCGATCCCGAGGGGGCGCACACCGAGGTCGGCCAACTCGGATCGGCGCTCAACACGATGCTGGACCGCATCGCCGGTGCACTTTCCGCGAGGCACGCCAGCGAGACCCGGGTCCGCCAGTTCGTCGCCGACGCCAGCCACGAGCTGCGCACCCCGCTGGCCGCCATCCGCGGTTACACCGAACTGGCTCAACGCAAACGGCAGGATCTACCCGAGGACGTTGCCCACGCGATGAGCCGGGTGGAATCCGAGACCGAGCGGATGACGCATCTCGTCGAGGACATGCTGCTGCTGGCGCGCCTCGACGCGGGACGGCCGCTGGGCCGTGAACCCGTCGACCTGTCGCGGCTCGTGGTCGACGCCGTCAGCGACGCCCACGTGGCCGGGCTCGACCACGACTGGGCCCTGGACCTCCCCGAGGAGCCGCTCACCGTCATCGGGGACGAGGCGCGGCTTCAGCAGGTACTCGTGAACCTGTTGGCCAACGCCAGGATTCACACTCCCGCAGGCACGTCGGTGACGACGTCGCTGGCCCTCGACGGCGCCGTGGCGGTGCTGACCGTGGCCGACGAGGGGCCGGGTATCGCCGCGGACCTGTTGCCGGAGGTCTTCGTGCGGTTTGCGCGAGGGGACTCGTCGCGTGCTCGGCGCGGAGCCGCCCCGGCGGCGACATCGGACCGCGGAGCCTCGAACAGCAGTCCGGGTGGTACGGGCCTCGGTCTGTCGATCGTGGCCGCGGTGGTCAAGGCGCACGACGGCACGATCGACGTCCGAAGCGAGCCTGGCAGCACGCAGTTCGTCGTGCGGCTACCGCTTGGTTCACAGTCGACGCACAGCCCCAACCAATCACGGACCCAGCTGCCTGCCAGACACTCGGTGGAGTGA